TTACTTTGTCGCCCATGATATTTTTATCGTTACCAACCATGTACAGGGCGGTTCCGATAAAAGGCACGATAAAAATCGTGACACTTTGTGCGAAGACGATCAGTTCAAGTGGTAGCTTGCCAAATTTGATAGCTATGGAAGCACCTACCACCATTACAAGTGCTACGAGGTATTTTACCGACTTGGAACTGAAATTACTTCCCAGACCCAGTGCGTCGCCGAGCAAGGTGCCTCCCACAGAGGCGTTCCCGATGAGGGATGAAAATGCTGCACCGAATAATCCTACAAGGAACAGAGTGGAAGCACTTTCACCAAAAATGGGTTCAAGCGCTTTGGCCATGTCGGTGGCCGAGTTGACAGCTATGCCCTTCGGGTGCAGAATAGCCGCCGCACAGATGATTACAATGCTGCACATACAGCCCAGCAATATAATTCCGGTAGTACTGTCGTTTTTGCTGTTTTTCAGTTCGGGCCGTACACGTATTCTTTCTTGAATAAGATAAGACTGGTACAATGCACCGACAATAGAGAAACAGGAGGCAATAAAGGCAATGATGAGGCCTTGAGAACCTTCAGGTATGGACGGGGTGGTATAACCTTTCAGGATTTGTCCGATATCCGGTTTTGCCCAGAAGAAGGTGGTTACAAAGGAAAAAAGTTTAACAAAGATCAGCAGGATCATCGTGCGTTCCAGTACCGAGTAGAAACTCCGGAAGAATAACAGGCTGATGCCTATTGCATTAAAAAAGATTATCCAGGGGACAGGAGAGGTATGGTACAATTCGCCGACCGCTATACCGACACCGATGGAGTTCCCTGCCTGAAAGGATGTGCTCACCAGAAATACCCCTATACCCATTGCGATGGATGCTCCCTTTCCCCATTTCTGTTTCACCGATGCCAGTAGCGACTGGTCAGTTGCAACGCCTATCCGCGTGGACATGGAGGTGAAAATTGCCATGAAAAAAATAGCGACAATAACCACCCACAGGAGTGAATAGCCATATACGGCTCCGATCTTGGAAGTAATGGTAAGTTTACTCGGTCCGAACACAAGGGCGGCGGTGATCATGCCGGGGCCAAGGGATTTGAGCCACTTGAGCAGGTTTTGTCTGAAGGTTTCCAAAGCTTTGTGTAATCAGTTCGTGAATCTCCGAGGAGGGCTTTAAGTTTATGTCAGTGAAGTTTGAGGCACTTATTTTTTTGCCTTTGCCAGTACGCTTTCCAGCGTTACCGTTTTTCCTCCCTGCCGCTTGCTTTCGTCAGCCGCTTCCATAAATGTAAATATCTCTATGGTTTCCTCGGGTGTTACAGGAACCTCACCAGTCTTAAAATATTTGATAATGTCGGCTAAAAGTGGTTCGTAGCCTGCATAAGGGCCTAATATCTTGTTGCCCGTCTGCGTAAAGACCGTGCCGCCGTAGTCGTGTTTTCCTGTACGGGTGCCGCGGAAGGTTCCGGTGCGCCCGTCCGCCCATATTCCCACTACGATGTCCGTATTAGGGGTATTGACCCTGGTGACGGTCTTACAGCCAGTACCCATTACTGTATATAAGGCTTCAACGCCATGGATACCGTACCAGAAAAGGTCAGGGTGCGTTTTTTCCAGTACAGCGGGGCTGAAGGTATCTGCCCCCACTACTTTGGATTTATCTATTGACTCAAGTCCTTTGATGTACCGGAGCGAAGAAGCGGAGAAAATAGGTATTTTATATTTTTTTGAAGCCTCGAAAATAGCAAGGGTGTCTGCCAGAGATGCCGCCACTGGTTTGTCAATAAACATTCTTTTTCCAGCCTTGAGGACTTCCGTAGCCTGTTCCAGATGCAGCCTTCCATCATTGGTTTCCAGTAGTACAACGTCCACTTTCGACAGAAGTTCTTTGATGGAGCTGGTAATTTCCACACCCATTTTTTTGACTTCCTCAATGTACCCGGGAATCCTTTTGGTACTTGTTTCAATATCCTTGCTTCCGTAAGGATAGGCCGCAACAACTTTGTAACCGTCAAAAACCGGGTCGGGCTGTTCTGCGTTGAGGGCTTTGGTAAATGCAATACTGTGAGAGGTGTCCAGGCCAATGATACCTACCCGCTTTCCGTCTGCATTGGAAGCGAAAACGGGAAAAGAATTGACAAAGCCAAGTCCTGCGCCTGCCATGATGGATGATTGAACAAATTTCCTGCGGCTAAAAGTTGTCATCTTGGAGAAATGTAAATGGGTTAGGAATAATCAGTAAGACCAATGATTTCGGGTACGTACCCGTAAATATACAAACAATTTAAAATAAAGAAACCTTTGCCCAAAATTGTTTGCTTAAAATTTTGGGCAAATCTGTTTTTCAAATATTATGTTTCGATAATTGAGGAAAGTCCATCCGGATTAATTTTGATAAAAGGCCTGGTTCTCCTTTGTAATAATATCAATCGGCATGAAATGCACTTTTTCCTGGCTGCTTCCCACCACAAGAGACTGGTATAACGTCATGATCCCGCGATAGCCCTGGTCTTCTGGTTTATGGCAGATCAGAAAATCAATGTTACCGGCGTTCAGGTGAGCAATGTTTTCGTCCAGAAAATCATAACCCACCAGCGGGATATGTGTTTTCTGACTATTGTGGAGGAAAGTTGCAACAGAGAAAACACGCGAATTGGTGACAAATATGGCCTCAAAATCCTTGTGAAGATGCAATACGTATGTCATGTGCCGTGCCACGGACAGGTAGTCGGTATCACGGATGTCAATCCGGACGATTTCATTCTTGAGATTGTGATCCTTGAAATATCCCCTGAAACCTTCTTCAATCTGTAGATAATTGTAGTTTTCAATTTCTTTGGAAATATTAACGACCAGGATTTTATTATTTGTTTTCAGGCGGTAGGTCAACAGCTTGGCACCTACATAGCCGCTTTGATACAGGTGGGGGCCAATATAGGAAAGGCTGTTCTGGCCCGGAATGTCGGAGTCAATGAAAACATACGGGATTTTGGATTTATCACAATCCTCCACAAAGCTGACCGACTGTTCCACGAATGCAGGGGCGAGTAACACCCCGTTCACATTCTTTTCCAGCAGCGCTTTCGCCTCTGAAATGAAAGAAGCCCGGTCGTTGAGGTCAAAAAAGGAGTATTGCAGCACTACACCGTAATTTTTGATCTCAGCTTCGGCCCGCTGGATTCCTTTTAAAGGCGCTTCCCAGAAAGCGGTTTCGTTGGATACCCTCGGCAGCAAAACACCGATGGTAATAATTTTTCTGGAAGCCAGCCTGCTGGCCAGTATGTTCGGCTGGTAGTCCAGCTCCTTTATAATCTCGTTGATTTTCTTACGGGTTTTTTCCGAAACTCCTGTCCGGTTATGGATAACCCTGTCCACCGTAGCGATGGATACGTTGGCCCGTCGCGCTATTTCTTTAACTCCGTAAAGTGTATTCTCTTTGTCCATCGAGGGTTCAATTACCGGCGATTTCCGGAACGAAATAAGTAAAAATGCCGTGTGCCCGGCTCAATATCAGATCATAAAGCACCCTGCTTTTTCCCGAAAGTAGAATATCGTCAACAAATTAGCAAAATCTGCGGGGCAAAGCCGGTTGTATTATGAAGGCTTTTGATGCAGAAATATAATGAAAGACCAATGGATTTAACAAGAAAGTTATGGATAAAGGAGGGTGAGACGCATAAGGAAAAGGTAAGGACGGCTGATAGATCTTTTTCACGATTGCCGGTTACTATTTCTCATATCTTACCGTCCCGGTACTACTTAAAGGGATTAGTTCAGGCGTCTTATTCTACTTTTCCAGTTTACAGAGACAATATCTCCCTGTTGTGTATGGTCAATAATCGCATGTATCCTTTGGGAACCTAAATGCCAGGTGAGATGGTAGAAACGAAGGAAAATGGCCTTCTGATAAGAATCGTGTAGTTTTAATTCTAAAAATAGCGGTTGATATTCCTCATTGGTTCGCTTTTGCGATCCTTTGGTTTTAAATTTGATGTAACATTAATGCTATGCCCAAAATGATGCGCTCTTCAGTCAGGAGGAAACTTCTTTTGTTTTTAACTATCGCTTTAGTATTCGGCGTTTTCTTAGCCGCCCAGCAGGAAAACGTACCGGCTAAAACACCCAATATTGTAATATTTTTTATAGATGATCTGGGTTATGGCGACCTGTCGGCTTACGGAGCACTAGGTTATAAAACACCCAATCTGGATAAAATGGCGGCTGAGGGAACCCGATTCACCAATTTCATGGCTGCTCAGGCGGTTTGCAGCGCCTCCAGGGCCGCGCTTTTGACGGGTTGTTATCCCAATCGGCTGGGGTTGTCGGGCGCCCTGGGGCCAGAATCCAAAATAGGACTCAACCCTGACGAAGAAACCATTGCCGAGGTGGTGAAGCAAAAGGGATATGCTACAGGGATTTTCGGGAAATGGCATCTGGGAAGCAAGGAGGATTTTTTGCCTCTGCAACAGGGTTTTGACGAATATTATGGCATACCTTATTCGCATGATATGTGGCCGCTGCACCCCTTCCAGGCCAGAGCCAAGTACCCGCCTTTGTACTGGATTAATGGAAACCAGCAGGACCAACCCATCAGAGATCTGGAAGATGCCAGCCAGCTGACGCCCAGGATAACCGGAAAGGCAGTGGAATTTATCAGGCGCAATAAAAACAAGCCTTTCTTTTTATACATACCCCATCCACTGCCGCATGTACCGTTGGCAGCTTCTTCAAAGTTTAAGGGAAAAAGTGAAAGAGGTATTTTCGGAGATGTGCTGATGGAACTGGACTGGTCTGTCGGGGAGATTATGAAGGAGTTAAATGCACAGGGACTGGACAATAATACACTGGTCATTTTTACCAGTGACAACGGTCCATGGCTCAATTATGGAGATCATGCCGGCTCGTCCGGGGGCTTTCGCGAAGGCAAAGGTACATCGTTTGAAGGCGGGCAGCGGGAACCCTGTATCATGCGTTGGCCGGGGGTGGTTCCGGCAGGGAGAGTATGTAATAAGTTACTTTCCACGCTGGACATACTCCCGACTGTTGCCAAGTTAACAGGGGCCAAATTGCCTGGAAAAAAAATAGACGGGATACCCTTTGTTGACTTACTGCGAGGCGACGAAAGTAAGAATCCTCGGGAAAGCTTTTTATATTATTACCGGAAAAACAGTCTGGAGGCGGTAAGGAAACATAACTGGAAACTTGTTTTTGAACACCCGGGCCGCATGTATGAAGGGCAGCTGCCAGGGAAGAACGGCCAGCCGGGAGCAGCTCCGGAAGATCATTTATATCCTAAGGCCCTTTATAACCTTACCCGTGACCCCGGCGAGCGGTACAATGTTCTGGAACAAAATCCGGAAATAGTGGCGGAGCTGGAGCAGATAGCCGAAGCCGCCAGAGAGGATCTTGGCGATGATCTTCAGAAAAGGACCGGAAAAAATGTAAGAGAGGCCGGAAGGGTCAATGACTAAAAAAGGAAGGTGCTAATTTGGATTTTTAGTTTCAGCGGGAAGACTGTGCGAGCAGTTGTTCCGTTTTATAAAAAGGAATAAACAGTAAACCGGCTCAAGAAGGTGAAAAATTTCAAAGGATTTTTAACAGGGAATATTTTACAGAATGCAGTACTGGTTGTGACGATGTTAATGCCCAGTGCAGGGAAGGCTCAGAAAGCGGGAGAAAGGCCGAATATTGTGCTGATTCTTGCGGATGATCTCGGGTATGGCGACGTTGGTTTTAATGGGCAAAAACTCATTAAAACCCCCAATATAGACAGGCTTGCCCGCGAAGGCGTTATCTTTTCACAGTTTTATGCAGGCACCAGTGTGTGTGCACCGTCACGTTCTTCGCTGTTGAGCGGCAAACATACCGGGCATACCTATATCCGTGGTAATAAAAGTGTTGAACCCGAAGGACAGGAACCCATAGCGGATTCTGTGCTCACAATTGCGGAAGTATTGAAGAAAGCAGGATACAATACCGGGGCGTTTGGTAAGTGGGGCCTGGGGCCGGTAGGTTCAGAGGGTGATCCTGTCAAACAGGGTTTTGATCGGTTTTACGGGTACAATTGCCAGAGCCGGGCGCACCGTTATTATCCTGACCACCTTTGGGATAATCAGCAAAGGGTAGAGCTGAAAGGGAATCAGAACCTGCACAAAACGCAAGAATTTGCCCCGGATCTGATCCATGCCAAGGCGCTGGAATTTGTGGATAAACAAGCAGCCGGACAGCCTTTTTTTCTTTTTCTTCCCTATACCCTGCCGCATGCTGAACTGGTAGTGCCTGATGACGAGCTGTTCCATCTCTATAAGGATAAGTTCGAAGAGAAACCGTATCAAGGCGCGGATTATGGCCCTCACGCCAGCAATGGCGGATATGCCTCTCAAAAGTACCCGCATGCTACCTTTGCTGCCATGGTTGCACGTTTGGACAGATATGTAGGCGAAGTACTCGACAAACTTAAGGCTAAGGGAATAGATAAAAACACGCTGGTAATTTTTACGAGCGATAACGGACCTCATCAGGAAGGAGGCGCGGATCCTGCCTTTTTTAACAGCAGCGGAGGTTTCAGGGGAATTAAAAGAGATTTATATGAAGGCGGAGTACGCGAACCATTCGTTGCCAGGTGGCCTGGTACGGTAAAACCCAATACCAAAAATGAATACATCGGAGCATTCTGGGACCTGCTTCCGACTTTCGCCGAACTGGCAGGAGTCAAAGTTGAGAAACCTGTGGATGGTATTTCTTTTACAGCAGCGTTAACAGGTAAAGGAATCCAAAAGGCGCACGATTACCTCTACTGGGAATTTCATGAGCAGGGTGGCAAACAGGCTGTCCGGCAGGGAAACTGGAAGGCGGTCCGGTTAAAGGCGGCAGGAAATCCGGATGGGGTGGTAGAACTCTACGATTTAGCTCAGGACCCGGCAGAAACCAAAAACATTGCGCTGCGTTTTCCTGAAAAAGCCAAGGAACTCGGGCAAATCATGAACCGGGCGCATGTCCGTTCTGTCATTTTTCCTTTCGGGAGTCTTTCTACCAATTAATGTATATCAGTTATTTATTAAGCATGGCGCTGATACTGCAGATGTATTGGGTCTAGAAGGGTGATATCCTTTGTAATTTTTATCAGGTTATGTCAAAAACAATGTGCAGGGGTTTTGCTTTTTTAGTTGCTATCCTTCTCATACACTTTACAGGTACTGCCCAAAAAGCGGTAAAACGTCCCAACATCATCGTATTTCTGGTAGACGATATGGGGTGGCAAGATACCTCGGTTCCATTCTGGACAAAAACAACCGAATTGAACAAAAGGTACCATACTCCCAATATGCAGCGACTGGCAAAAGAGGGGATGAAGTTCACCAATGCCTATGCTACACCGGTTTGTACACCTTCGAGAGTCAGCCTGATCACAGGAGTAAACGCAGCACATCACAGGGTTACACACTGGACCTCACCCAATCGGAATACCAATACGGATCATCCGGATACAACGCTCCATTCGGTTCAATGGAACATCAATGGTTTCAGCCCCGTGGCTGGCGTAGAGCGTACTTTTTATGCGACTCCCCTGCCATCGGTTCTGTCAAACCATGGATATTATACTGTGCTCAGCGGGAAAGCGCATTTTGGCTCTGCCGGTACGCCGGGCGCGGTGCCCGAAAACGTGGGTTTCAGGGTGAACATTGCAGGAAGCGAGATAGGTCACCCGGCGAGTTACCTGGGTGAGAAAAATTACGATCAGCCTGTGAAGGGGAAACCTAGCCGGAATGCTGTAAAGGGACTGGAAAAATACCATGGCACCCGCACTTTCCTGACTGATGCCATAACCACGGAAGCCTTAAAGGCACTGGAAAAACCAATAGCTGACAATCAGCCGTTTTTTCTCTATCTCGCTCATTATGCCATACACACACCGCTTAATTCAGACCAACGTTTTGTAGGTAAATACCTGAAAATGGGGTTGGATACTACGGAGGCTAAATATGCAGCGCTGGTGGAAGGGATGGACAAAAGCCTTGGAGATGTACTCAACTTCCTGGATCAGCAAAAGGTTGCGGATAATACCGTCATTGTTTTTATGTCTGACAACGGCGGGCTGAGCACTGCCCCCTTACGTGGTGGACAGGCTTACACGCACAATTTACCTTTGAAAGCCGGAAAAGGATCGGTTTATGAAGGGGGGATACGGGAGCCAATGCTGGTGCGCTGGCCAGGCGTGGTGAAACCGAATACCGTTGCTGAACAATATGTGATTATTGAAGATTTCTTCCCTTCGGTACTTGAAATGGCCGGGATTAAAAACCCCGTGCTGGTACAGCGCCCTGATGGAAAGAGTTTTGTACCTCTTTTAAAAAATCCTTCTTTAAAAGATCCTGCAAGGGAGCTGATATGGCATCACCCCAATCGCTGGATCACAGAGGAAGGGCCTCACATACATTGGGCCAGTGCGTTCCGA
This portion of the Dyadobacter sp. CECT 9275 genome encodes:
- a CDS encoding Gfo/Idh/MocA family protein is translated as MTTFSRRKFVQSSIMAGAGLGFVNSFPVFASNADGKRVGIIGLDTSHSIAFTKALNAEQPDPVFDGYKVVAAYPYGSKDIETSTKRIPGYIEEVKKMGVEITSSIKELLSKVDVVLLETNDGRLHLEQATEVLKAGKRMFIDKPVAASLADTLAIFEASKKYKIPIFSASSLRYIKGLESIDKSKVVGADTFSPAVLEKTHPDLFWYGIHGVEALYTVMGTGCKTVTRVNTPNTDIVVGIWADGRTGTFRGTRTGKHDYGGTVFTQTGNKILGPYAGYEPLLADIIKYFKTGEVPVTPEETIEIFTFMEAADESKRQGGKTVTLESVLAKAKK
- a CDS encoding LacI family DNA-binding transcriptional regulator, translating into MDKENTLYGVKEIARRANVSIATVDRVIHNRTGVSEKTRKKINEIIKELDYQPNILASRLASRKIITIGVLLPRVSNETAFWEAPLKGIQRAEAEIKNYGVVLQYSFFDLNDRASFISEAKALLEKNVNGVLLAPAFVEQSVSFVEDCDKSKIPYVFIDSDIPGQNSLSYIGPHLYQSGYVGAKLLTYRLKTNNKILVVNISKEIENYNYLQIEEGFRGYFKDHNLKNEIVRIDIRDTDYLSVARHMTYVLHLHKDFEAIFVTNSRVFSVATFLHNSQKTHIPLVGYDFLDENIAHLNAGNIDFLICHKPEDQGYRGIMTLYQSLVVGSSQEKVHFMPIDIITKENQAFYQN
- a CDS encoding Nramp family divalent metal transporter, which translates into the protein METFRQNLLKWLKSLGPGMITAALVFGPSKLTITSKIGAVYGYSLLWVVIVAIFFMAIFTSMSTRIGVATDQSLLASVKQKWGKGASIAMGIGVFLVSTSFQAGNSIGVGIAVGELYHTSPVPWIIFFNAIGISLLFFRSFYSVLERTMILLIFVKLFSFVTTFFWAKPDIGQILKGYTTPSIPEGSQGLIIAFIASCFSIVGALYQSYLIQERIRVRPELKNSKNDSTTGIILLGCMCSIVIICAAAILHPKGIAVNSATDMAKALEPIFGESASTLFLVGLFGAAFSSLIGNASVGGTLLGDALGLGSNFSSKSVKYLVALVMVVGASIAIKFGKLPLELIVFAQSVTIFIVPFIGTALYMVGNDKNIMGDKVNSTPVKIFGALGLIIIFSLAIINFKELFFNNPLFH
- a CDS encoding sulfatase family protein, with translation MMRSSVRRKLLLFLTIALVFGVFLAAQQENVPAKTPNIVIFFIDDLGYGDLSAYGALGYKTPNLDKMAAEGTRFTNFMAAQAVCSASRAALLTGCYPNRLGLSGALGPESKIGLNPDEETIAEVVKQKGYATGIFGKWHLGSKEDFLPLQQGFDEYYGIPYSHDMWPLHPFQARAKYPPLYWINGNQQDQPIRDLEDASQLTPRITGKAVEFIRRNKNKPFFLYIPHPLPHVPLAASSKFKGKSERGIFGDVLMELDWSVGEIMKELNAQGLDNNTLVIFTSDNGPWLNYGDHAGSSGGFREGKGTSFEGGQREPCIMRWPGVVPAGRVCNKLLSTLDILPTVAKLTGAKLPGKKIDGIPFVDLLRGDESKNPRESFLYYYRKNSLEAVRKHNWKLVFEHPGRMYEGQLPGKNGQPGAAPEDHLYPKALYNLTRDPGERYNVLEQNPEIVAELEQIAEAAREDLGDDLQKRTGKNVREAGRVND
- a CDS encoding sulfatase, whose product is MSKTMCRGFAFLVAILLIHFTGTAQKAVKRPNIIVFLVDDMGWQDTSVPFWTKTTELNKRYHTPNMQRLAKEGMKFTNAYATPVCTPSRVSLITGVNAAHHRVTHWTSPNRNTNTDHPDTTLHSVQWNINGFSPVAGVERTFYATPLPSVLSNHGYYTVLSGKAHFGSAGTPGAVPENVGFRVNIAGSEIGHPASYLGEKNYDQPVKGKPSRNAVKGLEKYHGTRTFLTDAITTEALKALEKPIADNQPFFLYLAHYAIHTPLNSDQRFVGKYLKMGLDTTEAKYAALVEGMDKSLGDVLNFLDQQKVADNTVIVFMSDNGGLSTAPLRGGQAYTHNLPLKAGKGSVYEGGIREPMLVRWPGVVKPNTVAEQYVIIEDFFPSVLEMAGIKNPVLVQRPDGKSFVPLLKNPSLKDPARELIWHHPNRWITEEGPHIHWASAFRKGNWKLIYDYRNGKLELYNLKMDIGETSDIASQNPVRVKELAALFTKQLRKYDVQWPVFKSTGKPVPWPDEVLQK
- a CDS encoding arylsulfatase; the protein is MLMPSAGKAQKAGERPNIVLILADDLGYGDVGFNGQKLIKTPNIDRLAREGVIFSQFYAGTSVCAPSRSSLLSGKHTGHTYIRGNKSVEPEGQEPIADSVLTIAEVLKKAGYNTGAFGKWGLGPVGSEGDPVKQGFDRFYGYNCQSRAHRYYPDHLWDNQQRVELKGNQNLHKTQEFAPDLIHAKALEFVDKQAAGQPFFLFLPYTLPHAELVVPDDELFHLYKDKFEEKPYQGADYGPHASNGGYASQKYPHATFAAMVARLDRYVGEVLDKLKAKGIDKNTLVIFTSDNGPHQEGGADPAFFNSSGGFRGIKRDLYEGGVREPFVARWPGTVKPNTKNEYIGAFWDLLPTFAELAGVKVEKPVDGISFTAALTGKGIQKAHDYLYWEFHEQGGKQAVRQGNWKAVRLKAAGNPDGVVELYDLAQDPAETKNIALRFPEKAKELGQIMNRAHVRSVIFPFGSLSTN